A genomic stretch from Lathyrus oleraceus cultivar Zhongwan6 chromosome 2, CAAS_Psat_ZW6_1.0, whole genome shotgun sequence includes:
- the LOC127118761 gene encoding protein PHOSPHATE-INDUCED 1 yields MAFLNTSMIFTLFLTISLLHLISARKLTETDQQLKFQYHKGPLLTGKISINLMWYGKFKPSQRAILTDFITSLSSPKQTTTSQPSVATWWKSTEKYYHLTNNKKSVNLALSLGAQILDENYSLGKSLTTNQIIKLASKGQQQNAINVVLTASDVAVDGFCSSRCGTHGSSYGARVNGKQHKFAYIWVGNSETQCAGQCAWPFHQPIYGPQSSPLVAPNNDVGLDGMIINVASLLAGTVTNPFGNGYYQGPKEAPLEASSACTGVYAKGAYPGYAGDLLVDKTSGASYNANGVNGRKYLLPAIVDPKTSACSTLV; encoded by the coding sequence ATGGCATTTCTTAACACTAGTATGATCTTCACTCTTTTTCTTACTATTTCTTTACTTCATTTGATCTCAGCAAGAAAGCTCACTGAAACAGACCAACAACTTAAATTTCAATACCACAAAGGTCCTCTCCTAACTGGAAAAATCTCTATAAACCTCATGTGGTATGGAAAATTCAAACCATCCCAAAGAGCCATCCTCACTGATTTCATAACCTCACTCTCTTCTCCCAAACAAACAACCACATCACAACCCTCCGTTGCCACGTGGTGGAAATCAACAGAGAAATATTACCACCTCACCAACAACAAGAAATCCGTTAATCTTGCTCTCTCCCTTGGTGCTCAAATTCTCGACGAGAATTACTCTTTAGGAAAATCTCTTACAACTAACCAAATCATTAAACTCGCATCTAAAGGACAACAACAAAACGCCATCAACGTTGTTCTAACAGCTTCTGACGTGGCTGTTGATGGTTTCTGTTCAAGTAGGTGTGGAACACACGGTTCTTCTTATGGTGCGCGTGTGAACGGGAAACAACACAAATTCGCATACATTTGGGTTGGAAACTCTGAAACTCAATGTGCTGGTCAGTGTGCTTGGCCATTTCACCAACCAATTTATGGTCCACAAAGTTCACCATTGGTTGCACCAAACAATGATGTGGGTCTCGATGGAATGATTATAAACGTGGCTAGTCTTTTAGCTGGAACAGTAACAAATCCTTTTGGGAATGGATATTATCAAGGACCAAAAGAAGCTCCTTTGGAAGCATCTTCAGCTTGTACTGGTGTTTATGCTAAAGGGGCTTATCCTGGTTATGCTGGAGATCTTTTGGTGGACAAAACAAGTGGTGCTAGTTACAATGCAAATGGTGTCAATGGAAGGAAGTATTTGTTGCCTGCAATTGTTGATCCTAAAACCTCAGCTTGCTCTACATTAGTATAG